Proteins encoded by one window of Cloeon dipterum chromosome 4, ieCloDipt1.1, whole genome shotgun sequence:
- the CTPsyn gene encoding CTP synthase 1, which yields MKYILVTGGVISGVGKGVITSSFGTILKNCGIHVTSIKIDPYINIDAGTFSPYEHGEVYVLDDGGEVDLDLGNYERFLDITLHRDNNITTGKIYQSVINKERKGDYLGKTVQVVPHITDAIQEWVERVAKHSVCETNKEPEVCLIELGGTIGDIEGMPFVEAFRQFQFRVKRNNFCCVHVSLVPQPRSTGESKTKPTQSSVRELRGLGLSPDLIVCRSEMPIGQSVKEKISNFCHVPAEQVICIHDCPSIYHVPILIENQGIVEFFNERLDLNIEMPRPRKFMQKWRDLAERNDNLQKEVHIALVGKYTKLEDSYASVTKALQHSAIAAGYRLKLKYIEAANLEEETKFKDPVLYHEAWQQLCKSNGVIVPGGFGKRGIEGKIQACLWCRHTQKPFLGICLGLQVATIEFTRNVLNWEGANSTEIDPETPYPVVIDMPEHNPGQMGGTMRLGRRQTNFCTEKSVLRQLYGNVDSIDERHRHRYEVNPKYIEEIEKAGMKFVGRDIDGERMEILELEGHPYYVATQFHPEYLSRPLKPSPPFLGFILASVGKLNHFVAKGCRFTPKELSSDDSLSDDEMNVTSSFQKVTLANGDVCQ from the exons ATGAAGTACATCCTTGTGACTGGCGGCGTGATAAGCGGTGTGGGCAAAGGGGTCATCACCAGCTCCTTTGGCACGATTCTCAAAAACTGCGGCATTCACGTAACGTCCATCAAGATCGATCCCTACATCAACATCGACGCAGGCACCTTTTCACCTTACGAACACG gCGAGGTGTACGTCCTGGACGATGGAGGAGAAGTAGATCTCGACCTGGGAAATTACGAGCGTTTCCTCGACATAACGCTCCACAGGGACAACAACATCACGACTGGGAAGATCTACCAAAGTGTTATTAATAAAGAGCGGAAGGGTGACTACCTGGGGAAAACAGTTCAAG tcgTGCCTCACATCACGGATGCAATTCAGGAATGGGTGGAACGAGTTGCAAAACACTCTGTCTGCGAAACCAACAAAGAGCCCGAG gTTTGTCTCATCGAATTGGGTGGAACCATCGGAGACATTGAGGGCATGCCCTTTGTAGAGGCGTTCCGCCAATTCCAGTTTAGAGTGAAACGCAACAACTTCTGCTGCGTGCACGTGTCCCTGGTGCCGCAGCCGCGTTCGACCGGAGAGAGCAAGACGAAGCCCACTCAATCCAGCGTGAGAGAGCTTCGAGGCCTTGGCCTCTCGCCTGACCTGATTGTGTGCCGCAGCGAAATGCCAATCGGCCAGTCAGTCAAGGAGAAAATCTCAAACTTCTGCCATGTTCCTGCAGAACAG GTTATCTGCATCCATGACTGTCCATCTATATATCACGTGCCGATTTTGATAGAAAATCAGGGTATTGTGGAGTTCTTCAACGAAAGACTGGATCTCAATATTGAAATGCCTCGGCCGCGGAAATTCATGCAGAAGTGGAGGGATTTAGCTGAAAG AAATGACAACCTGCAAAAGGAAGTCCACATTGCCCTGGTCGGCAAATACACAAAATTGGAAGACTCCTACGCGTCTGTAACTAAAGCACTTCAACATTCGGCCATAGCGGCAGGATACAGGCTCAAATTAAAG tataTCGAAGCTGCAAATCTAGAAGAAGAAACAAAGTTCAAAGACCCTGTTTTGTATCACGAAGCTTGGCAACAGTTGTGCAAGAGCAA TGGTGTTATTGTGCCAGGCGGCTTTGGCAAGCGCGGAATTGAAGGGAAAATCCAAGCGTGTCTGTGGTGCCGACACACGCAAAAGCCTTTCCTCGGCATTTGCCTTGGTCTGCAGGTGGCCACAATCGAGTTCACGCGAAATGTCCTCAACTGGGAGGGCGCGAACTCGACCGAAATTGACCCTGAAACCCCATACCCTGTGGTGATCGACATGCCGGAGCACAATCCGGGGCAAATGGGTGGAACCATGCGGCTGGGAAGGCGCCAAACCAACTTTTGCACGGAAAAATCTGTGTTGA GACAACTCTATGGCAATGTGGATTCTATAGACGAGAGACATCGCCATAGATATGAAGTGAACCCAAAGTATAttgaagaaattgaaaagGCTGGAATGAAGTTTGTCG GAAGGGATATCGATGGCGAGCGTATGGAAATCCTGGAGTTGGAAGGTCATCCGTACTACGTGGCGACCCAGTTCCATCCTGAGTATTTGTCTCGGCCATTGAAGCCCTCACCGCCATTCCTTGGATTCATTTTGGCCAGTGTCGGTAAACTGAATCACTTCGTAGCAAAGGGATGTCGGTTTACTCCCAAAGAACTCTCGTCAGACGACAGTCTCTCAG ATGACGAGATGAATGTTACTTCATCGTTCCAAAAAGTGACCCTCGCGAACGGAGAcgtttgtcaatga